From a single Athene noctua chromosome 2, bAthNoc1.hap1.1, whole genome shotgun sequence genomic region:
- the TNFRSF11A gene encoding tumor necrosis factor receptor superfamily member 11A, whose product MPVPSGCWLLLLCLTAAGKQLSLQITPPCESEQHYEYSGRCCTKCEPGKYMSARCTGISDSVCQPCGPNEYMDVWNEEDKCLLHKICDQGKALREVNPGNSTFQRQCACTMGYHWNEDCDCCQRNSVCAPGFGAQHPVQQDKDTMCIPCARGYFSKVASSTDECKSWTNCTALGMAEIMPGTDKSDAVCVERKMPEPSEDRTNRILYLLIVILFFVALIGIVIFIIYYKNKGKKLTADLQNWANEVCSQIKGTKDPPRDAFVTMNNMNAAVPQTSEGTGLLGPTGSPAPGKSCCSSGHAPCRNGSPGTAPCEVGGSFQEFSVVTETQDDHFPTVPTEDEYMDKDLNTADYLSLLSRTASKTVSSFSEPMEAGENDSLNQYFSGIGSTEDVSVSQGSHSSSNIDGAHTATDRLLQKSCQHAHSCLKEKGNKDTDRFATNYDSEKICVRCGVSYRESPRKWSKPCCAAANSASTSPETESYAQCTCGLNFLSAGQSTLTSDHGVEDASLDSTNMKHQNTNRSTSGTNRSTSGTNNSSTSDLPPASGNVTGNSNSTFISSGQVMNFKGDIIVVYLSQNSQEGPTASGPSEENVGSPVQEENLSRCETFAGNAQHYKEKCAVLQGACPAAGSGGVRWPTGPLAQERGLSCRGQALQPVQEEGKLGHFSEKVLN is encoded by the exons TTGTCACTACAAATCACTCCACCGTGTGAAAGCGAACAACACTATGAATACTCTGGACGGTGCTGCACAAAGTGTGAGCCAG GAAAGTATATGTCTGCTAGATGCACTGGTATTTCTGATAGTGTGTGCCAGCCGTGTGGCCCAAACGAGTATATGGATGTCTGGAATGAAGAAGATAAATGCTTACTACATAAAATATGTGATCAAG GGAAAGCTTTGAGAGAAGTGAACCCAGGGAACAGCACATTTCAGCGGCAGTGTGCTTGTACGATGGGCTACCACTGGAATGAAGACTGCGACTGCTGTCAGCGAAATTCCGTATGTGCTCCAGGATTCGGAGCCCAGCATCCTG TGCAACAAGACAAGGACACAATGTGTATACCATGTGCCAGAGGTTACTTCTCAAAGGTTGCTTCATCCACTGACGAGTGTAAATCCTGGACCAA cTGTACAGCTCTAGGGATGGCAGAAATCATGCCTGGGACTGACAAGTCAGATGCAGTTTGTGTAGAACGGAAGATGCCTGAGCCATCGGAAGACA GAACAAACAGGATCTTATATTTGTTGATTGTCATCTTGTTTTTTGTGGCACTAATTGGCATTGTCATCTTCATCATATACTACAAGAATAAGGGAAAAAAGCTGACAG CAGATCTACAGAACTGGGCTAATGAAGTATGCAGCCAAATAAAAGGAACAAAG gaTCCCCCCAGAGATGCATTTGTCACCATGAACAACATGAATGCTGCTGTCCCCCAGACCTCTGAAGGCACGGGTCTCCTGGGCCCCACTGGCTCTCCTGCCCCTGGAAAGTCATGCTGCAGCAGTGGCCATGCTCCTTGCAGGAATGGGAGCCCTGGCACAGCACCATGCGAGGTGGGAGGGAGCTTCCAAGAGTTCTCTGTGGTAACTGAGACTCAAGATGACCATTTCCCAACAGTTCCCACAGAAGATGAATACATGGATAAGGATCTCAATACCGCTGATTATTTATCTTTACTGAGTCGGACTGCCAGTAAAACTGTGTCATCGTTTTCAGAACCAATGGAGGCAGGGGAGAACGACAGCTTAAATCAGTACTTTTCAGGGATTGGGAGCACAGAGGATGTATCAGTCTCTCAAGGCTCTCACTCTTCCTCCAACATAGATGGGGCACACACTGCCACAGACAGACTTCTTCAGAAATCTTGCCAACATGCCCACAGTTGCCTGAAGGAAAAAGGCAACAAAGATACAGATCGTTTTGCAACAAACTATGACTCAGAGAAGATCTGTGTGAGGTGTGGCGTTTCATACAGGGAATCTCCCAGAAAGTGGAGCAAACCCTGTTGTGCTGCGGCCAACAGTGCCTCCACATCTCCAGAAACTGAGTCCTATGCACAGTGCACCTGTGGCTTGAATTTTCTCTCTGCTGGTCAGAGCACTCTAACAAGTGATCATGGGGTAGAAGATGCATCTTTGGATAGTACCAACATGAAGCACCAGAACACAAACAGAAGCACTTCAGGGACAAACAGAAGCACTTCAGGGACAAACAACAGCAGCACTTCAGACCTCCCTCCAGCATCTG gaaATGTGACTGGAAACAGTAACTCCACCTTTATCTCAAGTGGACAAGTAATGAATTTCAAGGGCGACATCATTGTTGTCTACCTTAGCCAAAACTCCCAGGAGGGGCCAACGGCCTCAGGGCCGAGCGAGGAGAACGTGGGAAGCCCCGTGCAGGAGGAAAACCTCAGCCGCTGTGAGACTTTTGCTGGCAATGCCCAGCACTACAAGGAGAAGTGTGCCGTGCTGCAGGGCGCCTGCCCGGCggcagggagcgggggggtgCGGTGGCCCACCGGACCCCTGGCTCAGGAGCGGGGCCTGTCCTGCCGCGGCCAGGCCTTGCAGCCCGTGCAGGAAGAGGGGAAGCTGGGACACTTCTCGGAAAAGGTGTTGAACTGA